TCAGCGGGGTACGTGCGTCGAAAAGGTGCATGCACGCGAAAGGGTGCATGCTGCGTCAGAGATTGGTGAGCTGTTCGCTCCTCTGGTCCTCGATGATGTGGTCCACACACACCGCGAGGACGATCAGCAGCAGCCAGTCGGGGTCGTACATCACGTCCACGGCGTAGGCGTCGCGGATGCTGAACCAGCGGCGCGAGATGTGTGCCAGGGTGGTGCCGTTGTCCGCGATGTCGAACTCCCGGTCCCAGAGGTTGCCGGCTATGCGTAGCCGGCGCCCGTCCCGCAGGGTCACCTTGAAACGGTCACCGAAGAAGTGGAACCTCCGTTTGCTGATGCGGCCGATGGTCTCGCCGTCCTGCTTGATCAGGATCGTGTGATGAAGGGTCAGGGCCTTCTTCACGATGCTCGCAACCTGGTCGCCCCGGGTGTCCACGAAGTGGAACGTCGTGCGCAGCCGCATCAGTTTACGGTCGACCTTGAACAGCTTCTGCCGGTGCTCCGTCTCGACCCAGGCCTCCTCGTGGAACGCCAGCATGCGATCGCGTACCAGGTAACGCATGGAAAGACCCCGTCCAGATCCAGAGATGGCAAGAAGCAAGCGTCCGCAATAATAGTTGCGCCTTTGCGCAAGGCAGCAACGGCATCCACAACCCGAAACGGGGAGTTGCACATGACCACCACGAACCGCCACAACCCGAAGGGCCGCTTGGCGGCGCTGCTCCTGACGCTGTTGCTCGGACTGGGGCTGACGGTGACACCGGCGGCCGCCGCGACCGACGCGCAGCAGCGGACGACGACGGCCGTCACCACCGCACGCACCGGGCCTGCCTCACCAGGCGCCGCCTCCTACGTCAGCCTCCACCACCGCACATCGCGGCATCACGCCTCATCGGCTCAACTCCACACCACCAGGACCAAGAAGAAGAGTGGCTTCTTCAAGAAGCTCGGCATCTTCCTCCTGGTCCTCGTCATCCTCGTCATCCTCTTCATCGCCCTGCTGGTCTGGTTCGTGGTCTGGCTCATCCGCCGGGCCTTCGGCCGCGGTCGCCGGCACTGAGCCGTCCGCGCCGGCACCGGCGCGGGCCGACCGCTCACACCGCCATCACCTCGGCCTGCTGCTCCTGGACGAACTCGTGCGGTACGGCTGCGCGCGGCGGCCGCCGGTTGCCAGGCGTTGGTCATGCGTCGTGGAGAGGGGCGATGGCCTCGTCCCAGATGACGGCCCGTCGGCGAGGGGCAACAGCGGGGCCATCGCCAGGCGTTGACGTCCATCTCGGAAGAGCCATTAGCCCCACCACGCGGATCAAAGGGTCGAGGCCGTCGGACAGAGCGCGGACCAGGCCGTCGAGGCGGGCGTGGCGCAGGCCATCCCACAAGTCATCCTCGGTGGCCGAGCCGGCGGGCGCGCACCAGGTCGGCGCGGACGGCGTCGTGAAGGAGGCGGCCGCCTTGCTGAGGCCCTGATCGGCGGCGAGGCCCACGACAGCGACGCCGACCGACGGGGGCATGCGAGGGCACGGCACCCTTCCGGTGGCCTCCCGGCACGGCGAGCCCGACATCCGCGGCCTGGGCACGCTCCTCTCCGTCCGCCAGGATCGCTTCGGCTCATCGCCGCTGCCCGCGTCGATGCACGGCTTCGCACGCACGGGCCTTCCGACTCGGCCCGCATCGCCTGGCCCCGGTCGCACGTGACGTGCCGAACAGGGCCGGTCGTCGTGCCCTGGACGGAAGGACTAGGTCACCAACCGCCCGACCCGGCCCACCGCCGGATGTGCGAGACGGTGCGCCCGCACGATCCCGTCGTCCGGGATCGGAAGACGGATGTGGCCGAGGCCGGTCGGACAGGATCTCCGCCGCCGAAGAACCTTCGCCACCATCGCCGCGGTCCGAGCCGGCGGTCAGGAGGACCCACTCGTACCGCGCGACCCGTACCACTTGCGGCATGGACATGCCATATTGAGAGGGACCATCCCCCACGAAAGGTCACCTCCATGGCACACAAACGCCTGGCGGGCCTGACCGCCGGTACCGTCATAGTCGCCGCCGCTCTGCTGCCGCAACTGGCGCATGCCAGCACCGACATGGACGCTGCAGCGGGCCGCGCCGCCACCTCCGGACGCGCCCACGGTGGGTACCGTACGGTCGTCATCTACCGCGTGTCCACGCGCCATCCGCGTAGGGACGCCGAGCGCCTCATCGACTCCGGATACGACCTGCTGGAGAAACGGCAGGGCAACAGCCTGTTCGTCTCCGGCGACACGTCGACCGCGACCGGACTGCGACGGCTCGGCTTCAGCCCCGCCGTCGCCTCCACACTGACCGAGGCAATCCCCTCCTCCGCCGCGGCGCCCCGCGCCGTGGGCGACACCTACGACGGCGGTTACCACACAGTCACCGCTCAGTACTCCCACATGGACGACACCGCGTCCCAACACCCCGACTTCGCCAAGGTGGTGACGTACGGCCAGTCATGGATCAAGCAGAAGGGGAAGGGCGGCCGCGACCTCAAAGCGATCTGCATCACCAAGATCCGGTCGGGCGACTGCGCGCTCAGCCCGAACTCGGCCAAGCCGCGGTTCTTCCTGATGAGTCAGATCCACGCCCGCGAACTGACGACCGGTGAGATGTCGTGGCGATGGATCGACGCGCTGACCAGCGGCTACGGCAAGGACTCGGCGATCACCAAGCTGATGGACACCACCGAGATGTGGGTGGTGCCCGACGCCAACCCCGACGGCGTCGACATGGTCGCGGCAGGCGGCGACAATCCCGTCCTGCAGCGCAAGAACGCCGACGACGCGCACGGCTCCCAGTGCGGGGTGAGCGCCTACAGCCAGATCGGCGTCGACCTCAACCGCAACGCCGGCACCCACTGGGGCGCCGCCGGCACCTCCCGTGCGTCCTGCGACCAGACGTACGGCGGTCCCGCGCACGACTCCGAGGTGGAGAACGCCGCCCTGGAGAACCTCTTCCGCGAACTGTTCCCCGCGGTGCGCACCGGCACCGGCGACACCGACCCCGCGCCGTCCACCGCCAAGGGCATGATGATCACCCTGCACAGCGACGCCAGCATGGTGCTCTTCCCCTGGGAGTACGACGCCACCGTGCACACCGGCAACGACGCCGCCCTGCGCGCGCTGGCCGCCCACATGGCCTCACTGACCGGCTACCAGTACGGCCAGGCGGGCGAAATCCTCTACAACGCCTCCGGCGGAACCGACGACTGGACCTACGACAAGCTCGGCCTGGCCAGCTTCACCATCGAGATCGGCGACAGCAACGGCGTGGGCTGCGACGGCTTCACGCCCGCGTACTCCTGCCAGGACAGCTACTTCTGGCCGAAGATCGAACCTGCCCTCCTCTATGCCGCCCAGCACGCCGCGGCCCCCTACACCGCCACCTCCGCCGCACGCCACTGACGCCCCGCTCCCGCACCGGCACACACCGGGTGTGTCCCTCCCCCCTTGCCACGGGAGGGACACACCCGCATGCACCGACGAGCGCCCACGGGACGGTGGCGCCCTCGGCGCTCAAGGCCGCTCTCACCGACCGACGGAAAGTCTCTCGCCCGCCCGAGGTGGCTTTCCTTGCCCGCGTGTGCGGCCCATCCCGCGTCGCCGTCCAGCAGGGCACACCCGGTGTCGTCGACGCAGGCAGCGGCGGGCAACCGGGTCTTGCCGATCGTGCCGTTGCCGGAGTCGGTGAAGCAGAGGCCGGAGACACCGGACTGACGAGTTCGCCCGCGCTGTCGGGCCGCCACTGAGTGTCGGCGGTCGAGGAAAGGGTGATGTCCATTTCGGCAGAGGAATCGAGGTATGAGGCTGGCACGTGGGCATTTTTCCAGGCATTGCCGTTGAGGGTCAGGTCCTGGACATAGGGCGAACCGTCCGCCACCGCAGGGGTGTTGACGGTCAGCGCCTGCCCGCCCGGGGTGACGACGGCCAGGTCGGCCGTTCCCGGCAGCTCCGGGTAGAGGCCGGGCGCGTCCTGTACGGCTCGCCGACCCAGTCGTACTCCCCCGGCAGCCCGATGCTGGGCTCGTTGTCCGTGTCGGACTGGGTGCCGATGACACTGCCCAGGCCCAGGTAGGCGCTGAGCACGCTTTCCAGGTATGAAGCCACAGCAGGCGTCGCCCTTCGGGGACAGGTTCGAGGAATCGGTGTACTGAACGCTGTGGCCGGCGGTGACCGTGATCTGCGCACACTGGGGCGAGAGGCGGGTCCGTGCCGATGGCGCAACTGTCCTACCTCGCCGTGTCGAGCGTGTTGGCCGTGCGGCAGCGCTGTCGCGGGCGCTCACCAGGTGCACCGGTTCTCGCTGCCGCCTCCGTCAGGCGCACCGCAACTGATGCGTCCCGGTGCGCGCCGAACAACCGTCGAGGGCAGAGGGGGCGGCACCCTGGAGGCAGAGCAGGCGTGAAGGTGGCAGAGGAGGCGTGGTGCGGACCAGCGACGAGATCTATCACCGGGTCCGCTGGGACCCGCGGTTCGACCCAGCCCGATTCGTGCTGGGGATCAGCCAGCGCGGGAATGCCCCCCAACGCATCCCGCTGACTTCCTTCGTGCCCGGGGGCGACATCCCGTGGCACCGGGTGGTGTTCATCGAGGCGGA
The genomic region above belongs to Streptomyces sp. CG1 and contains:
- a CDS encoding LURP-one-related/scramblase family protein — encoded protein: MRYLVRDRMLAFHEEAWVETEHRQKLFKVDRKLMRLRTTFHFVDTRGDQVASIVKKALTLHHTILIKQDGETIGRISKRRFHFFGDRFKVTLRDGRRLRIAGNLWDREFDIADNGTTLAHISRRWFSIRDAYAVDVMYDPDWLLLIVLAVCVDHIIEDQRSEQLTNL
- a CDS encoding M14 family zinc carboxypeptidase — protein: MAHKRLAGLTAGTVIVAAALLPQLAHASTDMDAAAGRAATSGRAHGGYRTVVIYRVSTRHPRRDAERLIDSGYDLLEKRQGNSLFVSGDTSTATGLRRLGFSPAVASTLTEAIPSSAAAPRAVGDTYDGGYHTVTAQYSHMDDTASQHPDFAKVVTYGQSWIKQKGKGGRDLKAICITKIRSGDCALSPNSAKPRFFLMSQIHARELTTGEMSWRWIDALTSGYGKDSAITKLMDTTEMWVVPDANPDGVDMVAAGGDNPVLQRKNADDAHGSQCGVSAYSQIGVDLNRNAGTHWGAAGTSRASCDQTYGGPAHDSEVENAALENLFRELFPAVRTGTGDTDPAPSTAKGMMITLHSDASMVLFPWEYDATVHTGNDAALRALAAHMASLTGYQYGQAGEILYNASGGTDDWTYDKLGLASFTIEIGDSNGVGCDGFTPAYSCQDSYFWPKIEPALLYAAQHAAAPYTATSAARH